The Sphingomonas donggukensis genomic interval TCGCATCGCGCAGCAGGATGATGCGGTTGGGCGAGGCGACACCGGCGCCGGCGCGGCCCATCAGCGTCTTCATCACCCAGCCCTTGATCCCGCCGCCCTTACGCGGGGTTGAGTTGCTTTCGGCCACCAGCACGTCGCCGTTCGGCAGGCGGTAGAGCCAGCGCGGGTGGTCGAGCCCCTTCGCGAACGCCGCGACCTGAAGCCCGGCGGCGGCGACCGGCTTGGCCGCGCCCTGCCAGCCGACGACTTCGGCGATGCCGACGGTGGGGAGAATCTGGTTGCGCGGCGTGGTGATGTTGGGGCGCACCCCCATCACCGCATCCTCGGGCAGCTTCGCGACGTCGGGCCGGGTCATGGCGAACAGGACGGCGGCGGCGATCAGGACGATCAGGCCGAGGGCGATCAGGACATATTTGCGCATGATCGAGAGTTAGGGCGCGCGCGCGGCGAGTGCAATCGGGACACGTGCAATCGGGACGGCGCGACCGATACCGCGCCGCCCCGTCGCAATCAGGCCTTCAGGTCGAAACGGTCGGCGTTCATCACCTTGGTCCACGCCGCCACGAAGTCCTTCACGAACTTTTCGTCATGGTCGGTCTCGGCATAGACCTCGGCGACCGCACGCAGCTCGGAATTGGAGCCGAAGATCAGGTCGGCGCGGGTCGCACGCCACGTCTCGCCGCCGCCGGCGCGGTCGGTCGCGACATATTCCTGGTCGTCCGATCCTTCGACCGCCTTCCACACGCTGGTCATGTCGAGCAGGTTGACGAAGAAGTCGTTGGTTAACTGACCGGCGCGCTTGGTGAAGTGGCCATGTCCGCGCTCGCCGTGGTTGGCGCCGAGCACGCGCAGGCCGCCGATCAGCACCGTCATCTCCGGCACCGACAGGCCGAGCAGCGATGCGCGGTCGAGCATCATTTCCTCGGTCTTCACCGCGAGCTTTTTCTTGCCGAGATAGTTGCGGAAGGCATCGGCCTCCGGCTCCATCACCGCGAAGCTTTCGGCATCGGTCTGCGCATCGGTCGCGTCGCCGCGGCCACCGGTGAAGGGCACGCTGACACTCGAGCCGGCGTCCCTGATCGCCCTTTCCAGCCCGACCACGCCGCCGAGCACGATCGCGTCAGACATCGACAGGGTGCCGCGCACGCCGTCCAGCGTCTCCAGCACCTTGGCGAGCATCGCCGGTTCGTTGACGTCCCAATCCTTTTGCGGTGCCAGGCGGATACGCGCACCGTTGGCGCCGCCGCGATGGTCCGACTTGCGATAGGTGCTGGCCGACGCCCAGGCGGTCTTGACCAGCTGGCTGACAGTCAGGTCGCTCGCGGCGATCGCGGCCTTCACCGACTGCACCTCGGCATCCGACGGCGTCGTGCCGGCGGGGATCGGATCCTGCCAGATCAGGTCCTCTGCCGGAACGTCGGGGCCGAGGTAGCGGATCTTCGGCCCCATGTCGCGGTGGGTCAGCTTGAACCAGGCGCGGGCAAAGGCGTCCTTGAACGCCGCGTGGTCGGTGCGGAACCGCTCGCTGATGGCACGGAATTCGGGGTCCGCCTTCAGCGCCATGTCGGCGGTGGTCATCATCGTCGGCACCTTGACGTTCGGATCCCAAGCCGCCGGGGCCTTGTCCTCCTCGCGCTGGTCGATCGGCTGCCACTGCTGCGCACCGGCGGGCGAGTGGACGAGCTCATATTCGTAATCGAGCAGCAGGCGGAAATAGTTCTCGCTCCACTCGGTGGGCGTGTTGACCCACGACCCTTCGATCCCGCTGGTCACGGTATGCTCGCCGATGCCGCCGCTCTCATGGCCGCTGACCCAACCGAAGCCCTGCGCGACCAGGTCGCCGCCCGACGGCGCCTTGCCCAGCAGCGACGCGTCGCCATTGCCGTGCGCCTTGCCGAATGTGTGGCCGCCCGCGGTCAGCGCGACGGTTTCCTCGTGGTTCATCGCCATGCGCTCGAACGTTGCCTTCATGTCGCGCGCCGACAGCAGGGGGTCGGGAACGCCGCCCGGCCCTTCGGGATTGACGTAGATCAGGCCCATCTGGATCGCGGCGAGGGGGCCTTCCAGCTCGTGCATGCCATGCTCGGGGGCGATGCGGGTCTGCACGCCCTCGTTCACCCACTTGTCCTCCGAACCCCAGTAGATGTCGCGCTCGGGCTCGAACACGTCGGCGCGACCGCCGCCGAAGCCGAACACCGGGCCGCCCATCGATTCGATCGCGATGTTGCCGGTCAGGATGAACAGGTCGGCCCAGCTGATATTCTTCCCGTACTTCTGCTTGATCGGCCACAGCAGGCGCCGCGCCTTGTCGAGGTTGCCGTTGTCGGGCCAGCTGTCGAGCGGTGCGAAGCGCTGCTGCCCGCTGTTGGCGCCGCCGCGGCCGTCGGCCGTGCGATAGGTGCCCGCAGCGTGCCACGCCATACGGATGAAGAACGGGCCGTAATGGCCATAGTCCGCCGGCCACCACGGCTGGCTGTCGGTCATCAGCGCGGTCAGGTCGGCCTTCAGCGCCTGATAGTCGAGCGCCTTGAACGCCTCGGCATAGTCGAAGTCGGCGCCCATCGGGTTCGACGGACCGTTGGGGTTGAGGACTTCGGTCGCCAGCATCTCGGGCCACCAGTCCTTGTTGGTGCGGCCCAGCAAGGAGCGGACGCCCCCGCTTACCGGACAGCCGCCATTGTCGATCGAGCCCGTCTTCGCGTCCATTGTGCCGTCTCCTGTCGGTGGCGCGCGGAATCGCGCGCGGATTGCCGGACGGGGCTAGCGCGATCCCAGTGATCGACCAAACGCTAATTTGTTGAGAGTTTGATCGATCGAAACGATCAATCCTCGCTCCCCTCCGGAGCGGGCTTGGGCGGGTGCAGGCGCAATTTGGTGACGCGCTTGGCATCCGATTCGACGACCTCGATCGTCCAGCCGCTGGGGTGGACCAGGCATTCGCCGGCTTCGGGGACATGGCCCGCCAGCACGACCGCGAGGCCGCCCAGCGTGTCGATATCCTCGTCGATCTCGGCCAGCCGCGGGTCGACCAGTTCGGCAACGTCCTCCAGCTCGGCGCGCGCATCGGCCTGCCACGCGCCGCCGCCCAGCGGCACGATCAGCGCCTCGGGCGCCTCGTCATGCTCGTCCTCGATCTCGCCGACGATTTCCTCGATCAGATCCTCGATCGTGATGAGCCCCTCGGTCCCCGAATATTCGTCGAGCACGACCGCCAGGTGCGTACGGCTGGCGCGCATCTGCGCGAGCAGGTCGATCGCACCCATCGATTGCGGCACGTACAGCGGCTGGCGGATCAACGCCTCGATCGTCGCGGGGCGCGTCGCATCGGTCGCGAGGATTGCGAACACGTCCTTGATGTGGACCATGCCGACGATCGTATCCAGCTTCTCGCGGTACACCGGCAGGCGACTGTGGCCGGCGTCGGCGAACAGCGCGACGAGGCCGTCGAAGCTGGTCGATTCCTCCACTGCGATGATGTCGGCGCGGGGCACGCCCATGTCGCCGGCATCGCGCTCGCCGAAGTGGAGCAGGTTCTTGACCATCTGGCGCTCGATCGGGGCGAGGTCGCCGGCGATCGGGCGCTTCTCGTCGTCGTGCGCGGAAATCACTTCCTCGAGCTGGTCGCGCAGCGTCTCCCCGGCTTCGTCGCCGAAGATCAGGGTGCGCAACCCCTTCCATATGCTGCCGTTTTCGGAGTCGCCGTTACCGGCGCGACTTCGGTCCTCTGCCATGAATTGGGTGTCAGTCCTCGAGCGTGCGGTAGGGATCGGCGATGCCTAGGCCGGCGAGCGCGGCACGCTCCAGCCCCTCCATCGCCTCGGCGTGCACGTCGTCGCCGTGGTCGTGGCCTAGCAGATGGAGCACCCCGTGGACAATCAGGTGCGTCGCGTGGTTCTCGACGCTAATCCCCTTCTCCGCCGCCTCTGCCGCGCAGATGCCGTGGGCGAGGACAATGTCGCCCAGCAGCACCTCTCCATCGTCCGACCCTTGGGTGACGGTGTCGAGCAGGTCGGGCTGCACCATCGGGAAGGAGAGCACGTTGGTCGGCTGGTCCTTGCCCCGATACTGGCGGTTGAGCGTGTGGACCTCGTCATCCGACGTCAGCCGCACCGCGACCTCGATCGTCACCGGATGCGAGATCCATTCCCCCTGCGGCGTCTGCGCGATGGCGGCCAGCACCGCACGGGTAGCGAGCGACTCCCAATCGCTCGTGTCGGGCCACGGTGTCTCGTGCAGCACGGCAACGTCAAGCATCGCTGCCCTCGTACGCCTCGACGATGCGGCCGACGATCGGGTGGCGCACGACGTCTGCCACCGAGAAGCGGCTGACGGCGATGCGCTCGATCCCCTCCAGCCGGGCGACCGCGTCGGCCAGGCCCGATGCGGCGACGCCGC includes:
- the katG gene encoding catalase/peroxidase HPI; its protein translation is MDAKTGSIDNGGCPVSGGVRSLLGRTNKDWWPEMLATEVLNPNGPSNPMGADFDYAEAFKALDYQALKADLTALMTDSQPWWPADYGHYGPFFIRMAWHAAGTYRTADGRGGANSGQQRFAPLDSWPDNGNLDKARRLLWPIKQKYGKNISWADLFILTGNIAIESMGGPVFGFGGGRADVFEPERDIYWGSEDKWVNEGVQTRIAPEHGMHELEGPLAAIQMGLIYVNPEGPGGVPDPLLSARDMKATFERMAMNHEETVALTAGGHTFGKAHGNGDASLLGKAPSGGDLVAQGFGWVSGHESGGIGEHTVTSGIEGSWVNTPTEWSENYFRLLLDYEYELVHSPAGAQQWQPIDQREEDKAPAAWDPNVKVPTMMTTADMALKADPEFRAISERFRTDHAAFKDAFARAWFKLTHRDMGPKIRYLGPDVPAEDLIWQDPIPAGTTPSDAEVQSVKAAIAASDLTVSQLVKTAWASASTYRKSDHRGGANGARIRLAPQKDWDVNEPAMLAKVLETLDGVRGTLSMSDAIVLGGVVGLERAIRDAGSSVSVPFTGGRGDATDAQTDAESFAVMEPEADAFRNYLGKKKLAVKTEEMMLDRASLLGLSVPEMTVLIGGLRVLGANHGERGHGHFTKRAGQLTNDFFVNLLDMTSVWKAVEGSDDQEYVATDRAGGGETWRATRADLIFGSNSELRAVAEVYAETDHDEKFVKDFVAAWTKVMNADRFDLKA
- a CDS encoding hemolysin family protein, yielding MAEDRSRAGNGDSENGSIWKGLRTLIFGDEAGETLRDQLEEVISAHDDEKRPIAGDLAPIERQMVKNLLHFGERDAGDMGVPRADIIAVEESTSFDGLVALFADAGHSRLPVYREKLDTIVGMVHIKDVFAILATDATRPATIEALIRQPLYVPQSMGAIDLLAQMRASRTHLAVVLDEYSGTEGLITIEDLIEEIVGEIEDEHDEAPEALIVPLGGGAWQADARAELEDVAELVDPRLAEIDEDIDTLGGLAVVLAGHVPEAGECLVHPSGWTIEVVESDAKRVTKLRLHPPKPAPEGSED
- the ybeY gene encoding rRNA maturation RNase YbeY, with product MLDVAVLHETPWPDTSDWESLATRAVLAAIAQTPQGEWISHPVTIEVAVRLTSDDEVHTLNRQYRGKDQPTNVLSFPMVQPDLLDTVTQGSDDGEVLLGDIVLAHGICAAEAAEKGISVENHATHLIVHGVLHLLGHDHGDDVHAEAMEGLERAALAGLGIADPYRTLED